One Rhizobiales bacterium GAS188 DNA window includes the following coding sequences:
- a CDS encoding Helix-hairpin-helix domain-containing protein has protein sequence MRLRDHYDGGSDSFEGERTIVWRSLPENAVVTRATLTIEPRSPPGGKDYVETLRFSAGGPRYGATIRHAGAGFVEIDFRARRTAIGFAGLTITAQSTLAVDIGGGVYLAVGADGTIPAAPGSNYGLIGGSLPGITALRLRLGQHASSTDDLSTTTIDLASMPSNLTLRFGKLSPFWSKTGELAVATTTPDITSAVQRALADATVVNGFYAIPLVVHSDRLGRIAVTFDVEYLGSAPLIAPGLREVVLPYDYASLSTTDPKALQAMLPAGAAVRSPQTSLQIRGAFDAARVAYGPTGATNESATAHCSATETLAQPIAPTSDINVSAVDLFVAADGPAARLALDLRADSDGKPSVTSLLAKAVPFDLAGNASAQRRWTSVPIAPAARLTSKQRYWVIIQALDGAASLGVDSAPDPARLVQRSTDAGFSWRLTGLASPLLLRLRTVPDRFHMPIDFAAGTGAQQQRVSLSAYDALGKVDAVIDRPEIASAVQSYVEQSTPAPCQPMDLLQNPDFSQWTTVGTAFGRVLPISLSATTLQVVDTFRDAVVASHGLHMAAPQALTFSADGATLYVAGSSSVFPVDATTFALGQQLSALNGVSFGDAVALACDSVGRMLYVLGSQALVAVDLTTNTSRIALAGLVDGRALALTRDGRSAYVAGRDATGAAIFALDLTTGTTSHRIPIEAPDLTLTPDGTMIVAIDGANGRLASFDAATGGPGWAASLPQLLLARAVIAPANGNSVYVVAAPPGNPTDLSLLTFDSRGRIGPTPAIALGSFSGRQIALAVKPQGDRLYAAMTPFALAPAGDRLVAVGVSATVEAIIAAAAIGARQPTAWTLTAGSVVSVETSDDPPRLEAFLSAGSLSQVVAVAPGCSYDLAVETLVTHPLRTPMQTIEAVAEVFWLDSSGTLLRGDSLALPNSTLFVRQQKRLTPPPASAQAEIRVRVADGICLLRATSLKMSDSVLQDDAWRPDPAAPSLIVITKTASATTYRNTGIATAALVQNVTLNVNTTYLLDFSGSAIAGAANASPDLELSYQNASGAAIGTPSRIAVDPIGFSSRSARLTAPPSSTAAQLRIVLPAASALVAERLQLLPQPAVAVPCTFIAQSSGELHVSRAQIVYDWAPAAPPLPPKGGLSAPTPPDRRPGDPACPPCPCEASAEAVGAAPVPVPAPLTGAVVPVVVPVVPVVLEVPLTSIQGIGAARAERLVAAGIRTVRDLATATPARIIAAFTGTVAATPALASTLIERAKLALAEPQTGGSAVPSPALPPGGAVGPSRPGIPATMPVVPDMPLTSIQGIGAARAGRLVVAGIRTVRDLAAAAPARIVAAFAGTVAATPALASTLIERAKLALAEAQTGGWNE, from the coding sequence GTGCGGCTTCGCGACCATTACGATGGCGGCAGTGACTCGTTCGAAGGCGAGCGGACGATTGTCTGGCGGAGCCTACCCGAAAATGCAGTGGTCACGAGGGCTACGCTCACGATCGAGCCGAGGTCGCCGCCGGGAGGTAAGGACTATGTCGAGACTTTGCGCTTCTCGGCAGGCGGCCCGCGCTATGGCGCGACGATCAGGCATGCCGGCGCCGGCTTCGTCGAGATCGATTTCCGCGCTCGGCGCACCGCGATCGGATTCGCCGGGCTGACGATCACCGCCCAATCGACGCTCGCCGTCGATATCGGCGGCGGGGTCTATCTCGCCGTGGGTGCCGACGGCACGATCCCGGCTGCCCCTGGGTCGAACTACGGCCTGATCGGCGGGTCACTGCCGGGCATAACTGCGTTGCGCCTGCGCCTCGGTCAACACGCATCCTCGACCGACGACTTGTCGACGACGACGATCGATCTCGCCTCGATGCCGTCGAATCTCACGCTTCGCTTCGGCAAATTGTCGCCGTTCTGGTCGAAGACCGGCGAGCTCGCCGTCGCCACCACGACACCGGACATCACCAGCGCCGTGCAGCGCGCGCTCGCCGACGCAACGGTGGTGAACGGCTTCTACGCTATCCCGCTGGTCGTTCATTCGGACAGGCTCGGCCGGATCGCCGTGACATTCGACGTCGAATATCTCGGCTCGGCTCCGCTCATCGCGCCCGGGCTTCGGGAAGTCGTCCTGCCATATGACTATGCGAGCCTGTCGACGACCGATCCGAAGGCGCTGCAGGCCATGCTTCCCGCAGGCGCCGCGGTCCGCTCGCCACAAACTTCGCTGCAGATCCGCGGTGCGTTCGACGCCGCGCGTGTTGCCTATGGACCAACGGGCGCGACCAATGAATCGGCAACCGCGCATTGCTCGGCGACGGAGACTTTGGCCCAACCGATCGCTCCGACTTCGGACATCAACGTTTCGGCCGTCGATCTCTTCGTTGCCGCCGATGGCCCGGCCGCGCGCCTCGCGCTCGACCTGCGGGCCGATTCCGACGGAAAACCCAGCGTGACGTCGCTGCTGGCGAAGGCCGTGCCCTTCGATCTCGCCGGCAACGCAAGCGCGCAGCGGCGCTGGACGAGCGTGCCGATCGCGCCCGCCGCCCGCCTGACCAGCAAGCAGCGCTACTGGGTGATCATACAGGCGCTCGACGGCGCGGCGTCCCTGGGCGTCGACAGCGCGCCGGATCCCGCCCGCCTCGTGCAGCGCTCGACCGATGCGGGCTTCTCATGGCGCCTGACGGGCCTTGCCTCGCCGCTGCTCCTGCGGCTGCGGACGGTCCCCGATCGGTTTCATATGCCGATCGACTTCGCAGCCGGCACAGGCGCGCAGCAGCAGCGGGTCTCGCTCTCTGCCTATGACGCGCTCGGCAAGGTAGACGCGGTCATAGACCGTCCTGAAATTGCGAGCGCCGTGCAGTCCTATGTGGAACAGTCCACTCCCGCACCCTGCCAACCGATGGATCTGTTGCAGAACCCGGACTTCTCGCAATGGACGACGGTCGGAACCGCGTTCGGCCGGGTTTTGCCGATCAGCTTGTCTGCGACGACCCTCCAAGTCGTCGATACCTTCCGCGACGCGGTCGTCGCAAGCCACGGCCTCCATATGGCTGCCCCGCAGGCCCTGACCTTCTCGGCCGACGGCGCGACCTTGTATGTGGCGGGTAGCAGCAGCGTCTTCCCGGTCGATGCGACGACCTTCGCGCTCGGCCAACAGCTTTCCGCGTTGAACGGGGTCTCCTTCGGCGATGCGGTTGCGCTCGCCTGCGATTCGGTCGGCCGCATGCTCTATGTCTTGGGAAGCCAGGCACTCGTTGCAGTGGACCTCACGACGAACACGTCCCGCATCGCCCTTGCCGGGCTCGTCGACGGGCGGGCCCTCGCGCTCACTCGAGACGGTCGGAGCGCATATGTCGCGGGCAGGGATGCGACAGGCGCCGCGATCTTTGCTCTCGATCTCACGACGGGCACCACAAGCCATCGGATACCCATCGAAGCACCGGACCTCACGCTCACGCCCGACGGCACGATGATCGTCGCAATCGACGGCGCGAATGGACGCCTCGCATCCTTTGATGCGGCGACCGGCGGGCCAGGTTGGGCTGCCTCCTTGCCGCAGCTGCTCCTGGCGCGCGCCGTTATCGCCCCAGCGAACGGCAATAGCGTCTATGTCGTCGCCGCGCCCCCCGGCAACCCGACCGATCTTTCCCTTCTCACATTCGACAGTCGCGGCCGTATCGGACCGACGCCGGCGATCGCCCTGGGGTCGTTCTCGGGCAGGCAGATCGCCCTTGCGGTCAAGCCGCAAGGTGACCGTCTCTATGCCGCCATGACGCCGTTCGCACTTGCCCCCGCGGGCGACCGGCTCGTCGCGGTCGGCGTATCGGCGACTGTGGAAGCGATCATCGCAGCGGCCGCAATCGGCGCGCGGCAGCCCACCGCCTGGACGCTGACGGCGGGATCGGTCGTGTCCGTGGAAACATCCGACGACCCGCCGCGCCTCGAGGCCTTTCTCTCGGCTGGCTCGCTCTCGCAAGTCGTTGCAGTCGCGCCGGGCTGCTCCTATGATCTTGCGGTCGAGACATTGGTGACCCATCCGCTTCGCACGCCGATGCAGACAATCGAGGCCGTCGCCGAGGTTTTTTGGCTGGATTCGAGCGGCACGCTTCTGCGTGGCGACAGCTTGGCGTTGCCCAATTCCACCCTCTTCGTGCGTCAGCAAAAGCGCCTGACGCCACCGCCGGCAAGCGCCCAGGCCGAGATCCGCGTCCGTGTTGCCGACGGCATCTGCCTCCTGCGAGCGACCTCGTTGAAGATGAGCGACTCGGTCCTGCAGGACGATGCATGGCGGCCCGATCCGGCAGCGCCATCCCTCATCGTCATCACCAAGACTGCGAGCGCGACCACCTATCGCAATACAGGCATCGCCACTGCGGCGCTCGTGCAGAACGTCACATTGAATGTAAATACCACCTATTTGCTCGACTTCAGCGGAAGTGCGATTGCCGGCGCCGCAAATGCCAGCCCTGATCTCGAGCTTTCCTACCAAAACGCGAGCGGCGCCGCCATCGGCACGCCGTCGCGGATCGCGGTCGACCCCATCGGCTTCTCGAGCCGATCGGCTCGGCTGACGGCTCCGCCATCGAGCACGGCCGCGCAGCTGCGCATCGTCCTACCGGCAGCCTCAGCCCTCGTTGCGGAGCGTTTGCAGCTTCTCCCCCAACCGGCAGTCGCAGTTCCCTGCACCTTCATCGCCCAGTCGAGCGGTGAGCTTCACGTGTCGCGCGCGCAGATCGTCTATGACTGGGCGCCGGCCGCGCCGCCGCTGCCGCCCAAAGGCGGTCTCAGCGCGCCGACGCCGCCCGACCGCAGGCCGGGCGATCCGGCATGCCCGCCTTGCCCCTGCGAGGCGTCCGCAGAAGCAGTTGGAGCGGCACCTGTTCCCGTCCCGGCGCCCCTGACCGGCGCGGTGGTGCCTGTTGTCGTTCCTGTCGTTCCTGTCGTTCTTGAGGTGCCCTTGACCTCGATCCAAGGCATCGGCGCGGCACGAGCCGAGCGCCTTGTGGCCGCCGGCATCCGGACGGTTCGCGACCTCGCCACGGCCACGCCTGCGCGCATCATTGCGGCGTTTACCGGAACGGTGGCGGCGACGCCCGCGCTCGCCTCCACGCTGATCGAGCGCGCCAAGCTGGCTCTTGCCGAACCTCAAACGGGTGGCTCGGCTGTTCCCTCCCCGGCTCTCCCGCCCGGCGGCGCGGTCGGGCCATCGCGGCCAGGTATTCCTGCAACCATGCCTGTCGTTCCCGATATGCCTTTGACCTCGATCCAGGGCATCGGCGCGGCGCGAGCCGGGCGCCTTGTCGTCGCCGGCATCCGCACGGTTCGCGACCTCGCCGCAGCCGCGCCTGCGCGCATCGTTGCGGCGTTTGCCGGAACGGTGGCGGCGACACCGGCGCTCGCCTCCACGCTGATCGAACGCGCCAAGCTTGCTCTTGCCGAAGCTCAAACGGGTGGCTGGAATGAGTGA
- a CDS encoding AAA+-type ATPase, SpoVK/Ycf46/Vps4 family encodes MSDRGKTLIESLRITDAPPGLPDLIASLRRLDALLDQLAGAAHAKGGVGAAALRGMYVGPEEAAQLLVRTPCAPPFNLAPGEAGAPLVGPVAPPSGLSLLQSWFGLSPFDLDVVVIALAPELDLRYERLYGYLQDDVTRRRATVDLALSLRTSSAEEKMARLAHFAPDAPLIRHAVLHLLPDPNQAHPPLLAHYLKLDPQIIGALLGHGGLDARLASFCRFVDPGSDLAGPSLAGPSLAGSSLAGSSLGQGQVNPELRRGLRALVEHARQSHRPLTLHFHGPPGAGKFEAAHALAAELGLGLLRADLGRTGEAAAELDASMKVLRREAWLKNAILYLDGVDPLRGEERAASFGSLLGALSPLGAAGQYGGITVLSGRHPWVPARDDPSDLISIAFGRLDFAARRKSWQASLSESGKDLTDQEFDGLAGRFRLTAEQIAQAVASARSQALWRAATTPMGEAGLTAPNLAALNLAAAKPALSELFAAARAQSGHELARLVRRIKPKQTWRDIVVPQDQTAQLREICDQARLRQLVYEDWGFDRKLSIGKGLGTLFVGPPGTGKTMAAEIIAGELELDLYKIDLSQVVSKYIGETSKNLDRIFTAAERTNAILFFDEADALFGKRSEVKDSHDRYANIEIGYLLQKMEEYEGIAILATNLRQNLDDAFLRRLQSIVEFPFPDEEYRRCIWEVTFPPEAPLAEDVNFAILAQEVKLAGGNIKNIALTAAFYAAAQGGKIRMEDLIRAARREHQKLGRIWDSKPRGPSQE; translated from the coding sequence ATGAGTGATCGTGGCAAGACCCTGATTGAAAGCTTGCGGATCACCGATGCGCCGCCGGGCCTTCCGGACCTGATCGCGTCGCTGCGGCGCCTGGACGCTTTACTCGACCAGCTGGCCGGCGCCGCACATGCCAAAGGAGGGGTAGGCGCGGCGGCGCTGCGGGGCATGTATGTCGGCCCGGAGGAAGCAGCGCAGCTCCTCGTCCGCACTCCATGCGCGCCGCCGTTCAATCTCGCCCCGGGCGAAGCCGGCGCTCCCCTGGTCGGTCCCGTAGCGCCGCCCTCGGGACTGAGCCTCTTGCAGAGCTGGTTTGGCCTTTCTCCCTTCGATCTCGACGTGGTGGTGATTGCCTTGGCGCCGGAACTCGACCTGCGCTATGAGCGCCTCTACGGATACCTTCAAGATGACGTGACCCGACGCCGGGCGACCGTCGATTTGGCGCTCAGCCTGCGCACCTCCTCGGCGGAAGAAAAAATGGCACGTCTTGCGCATTTCGCGCCCGACGCGCCGCTTATCCGTCACGCCGTCTTGCACCTCCTTCCGGATCCGAACCAGGCGCACCCGCCGTTGCTCGCGCATTACCTGAAGCTTGATCCGCAAATCATCGGCGCTTTGCTCGGCCATGGCGGCCTCGACGCTCGCCTGGCTTCGTTCTGCCGCTTCGTCGACCCTGGTTCGGATCTCGCCGGTCCAAGTCTCGCCGGTCCAAGTCTCGCTGGCTCGAGTCTCGCTGGCTCGAGTCTCGGCCAGGGCCAGGTCAATCCCGAGCTGAGGCGAGGGCTCCGAGCCCTGGTGGAGCACGCTCGCCAGTCGCATCGCCCGCTGACGCTCCATTTCCACGGCCCACCCGGGGCCGGGAAATTCGAGGCCGCACACGCCTTGGCGGCGGAGCTCGGGTTGGGCCTGCTCCGCGCCGATCTTGGCCGGACGGGCGAAGCTGCGGCTGAGCTCGACGCAAGCATGAAGGTGCTGCGTCGCGAGGCCTGGCTGAAGAATGCCATCCTTTATCTCGATGGCGTCGATCCGCTCCGAGGCGAGGAGCGTGCCGCATCGTTCGGATCCCTGCTCGGCGCGCTCAGCCCGCTCGGCGCTGCTGGGCAATATGGCGGGATCACCGTGCTCTCGGGCCGCCATCCCTGGGTTCCGGCCAGGGATGACCCTTCGGACCTGATCAGCATCGCCTTTGGCAGGCTCGATTTCGCGGCAAGGCGCAAAAGCTGGCAGGCGAGCCTGTCGGAGTCCGGCAAGGATTTGACGGATCAGGAATTCGATGGCCTCGCCGGTCGCTTCCGCCTGACGGCCGAGCAGATTGCGCAGGCGGTGGCATCCGCCCGAAGCCAGGCGCTGTGGCGCGCAGCGACAACTCCCATGGGCGAAGCTGGTCTGACCGCGCCCAACCTCGCTGCTCTCAACCTTGCCGCTGCCAAGCCGGCCCTCTCCGAATTGTTTGCGGCGGCGCGCGCCCAATCCGGCCACGAGCTGGCGCGGCTCGTGCGCCGGATAAAGCCCAAGCAAACTTGGCGCGATATCGTCGTGCCTCAGGATCAGACGGCTCAGCTGCGCGAAATCTGCGACCAGGCAAGGCTTCGCCAGCTGGTCTACGAAGATTGGGGATTCGATCGCAAGCTCTCGATCGGCAAAGGCCTCGGCACGCTGTTCGTCGGTCCGCCCGGCACCGGCAAGACCATGGCGGCCGAAATCATTGCCGGCGAGCTCGAGCTCGACCTTTACAAGATCGATCTGTCGCAGGTCGTCAGCAAATATATCGGCGAAACGTCGAAGAACCTGGATCGCATCTTTACCGCTGCCGAGCGCACCAATGCGATTCTCTTCTTCGACGAGGCGGACGCACTGTTCGGCAAGCGCTCGGAAGTGAAGGATTCCCACGACCGCTACGCCAATATCGAGATTGGCTATCTGCTCCAGAAAATGGAAGAATACGAAGGCATCGCGATCCTGGCGACAAATCTGCGGCAAAACCTGGATGACGCCTTTCTTCGCCGCCTCCAGTCGATCGTGGAATTTCCGTTTCCCGACGAGGAATACCGTCGGTGCATCTGGGAGGTCACATTCCCGCCCGAGGCACCACTGGCCGAGGATGTGAACTTCGCCATCTTGGCGCAAGAGGTGAAGCTTGCGGGCGGCAATATCAAGAATATCGCCTTGACGGCAGCATTCTACGCCGCCGCCCAGGGCGGCAAGATCAGGATGGAGGACCTCATCCGCGCCGCACGGCGCGAGCACCAGAAGCTCGGACGAATATGGGACTCCAAGCCGCGAGGCCCATCGCAGGAGTGA
- a CDS encoding alpha-glucosidase — MDATAWWQDSVIYQVYPRSFQDHNGDGIGDLSGIIERADHFSWLGVDAVWFSPFFTSPMADFGYDISNYTDIDPSYGNLADFDELVGALHARGIRIILDFVPNHTSDQHPWFREARRSRRNPKRDWYTWRSPSPDGGPPNNWQSLAGGRSWEFDAKTGQYYLHSFLKAQPDLNWRNPAVSEAMHDVLRFWLDRGVDGFRVDAVGCLAKDPLFRDDPPNPDYREGDPPFARNRMVFSANRPDIMEFVAGMRDVVDARPGERVMIGEVYLKPDELASYYGTTLDGFQLPTNFNLLWAQWKPVAILKTVETYEAALPRGAWPNWVLGNHDQSRIATRIGPAQARVAMMLLLTLRGTPILYFGDELGLQDVVVPPDKLRDPFGINMPGTGQGRDPERCPMPWDETPSAGFTTGEPWLPIATHGPGSSVEAQRGDEGSMLSLTRRLLALRRSEPALSRGAWSPVPVEGDVLAYSRSLGGKRFTVILNLEGMRKSVRFPGPISGRLVLSTHERKTDLAISQDLELAANEGLIIAM, encoded by the coding sequence ATGGACGCGACAGCATGGTGGCAGGACTCGGTCATCTATCAGGTCTATCCGCGCTCCTTCCAGGACCACAATGGCGACGGGATCGGTGATCTCAGCGGGATCATCGAGCGCGCCGATCATTTCTCCTGGCTTGGCGTCGATGCCGTCTGGTTCTCGCCATTCTTCACCTCCCCAATGGCCGATTTCGGCTATGACATCTCGAACTACACCGACATCGATCCGTCCTACGGCAACCTGGCGGATTTCGACGAACTGGTCGGCGCACTGCATGCGCGGGGCATCCGCATCATCCTGGACTTCGTGCCGAACCACACATCCGATCAGCACCCCTGGTTCCGGGAGGCGCGGCGATCGCGCCGGAACCCCAAGCGTGACTGGTATACCTGGCGCTCGCCTTCGCCGGATGGCGGTCCGCCCAATAATTGGCAAAGCCTCGCCGGGGGCAGGTCTTGGGAGTTCGACGCAAAGACGGGCCAATACTATCTCCACTCCTTCCTCAAGGCGCAGCCCGATCTGAACTGGCGTAACCCTGCGGTGAGCGAAGCCATGCACGATGTGCTTCGCTTCTGGCTCGACCGCGGTGTCGACGGTTTCCGCGTCGATGCCGTCGGCTGCCTCGCCAAGGATCCGCTCTTTCGCGACGACCCTCCCAACCCGGATTATCGGGAGGGCGACCCGCCCTTCGCGCGCAACCGCATGGTGTTCAGCGCCAACCGTCCCGACATCATGGAATTCGTGGCCGGGATGCGCGACGTCGTCGACGCCCGTCCGGGCGAGCGCGTCATGATCGGCGAGGTCTACCTCAAGCCCGACGAGCTCGCCTCCTATTATGGCACCACTCTCGACGGATTCCAGCTTCCGACCAATTTCAATCTCCTCTGGGCGCAATGGAAGCCCGTCGCCATCCTGAAGACCGTCGAGACGTATGAGGCCGCGCTGCCGCGGGGCGCCTGGCCCAATTGGGTGCTGGGGAACCACGACCAGTCGCGCATCGCGACCCGCATCGGCCCGGCTCAGGCGCGTGTCGCCATGATGCTGCTCTTGACGCTACGCGGCACGCCGATCCTTTATTTCGGCGACGAGCTCGGCTTGCAGGACGTCGTCGTCCCGCCCGACAAGTTGCGCGACCCATTCGGCATCAACATGCCGGGAACCGGGCAGGGGCGCGACCCGGAGCGTTGCCCGATGCCCTGGGACGAGACACCAAGCGCCGGCTTCACGACCGGCGAGCCTTGGCTTCCCATCGCGACACACGGGCCCGGCTCATCGGTGGAGGCGCAGCGCGGCGATGAAGGTTCGATGCTTTCCCTGACACGTCGCCTCCTCGCGCTGCGCCGGAGCGAGCCGGCGCTCTCGCGCGGTGCCTGGTCGCCCGTGCCGGTCGAGGGAGACGTGCTCGCCTATAGCCGCAGCCTCGGAGGCAAGCGCTTCACGGTCATCCTCAACCTCGAGGGCATGCGGAAGTCGGTGCGCTTCCCAGGTCCGATTTCCGGACGTCTCGTCCTCTCGACCCATGAGCGGAAGACAGATTTGGCGATCAGCCAAGATCTCGAGCTTGCGGCGAATGAGGGCCTCATCATCGCGATGTGA